Genomic segment of Plasmodium brasilianum strain Bolivian I chromosome 8, whole genome shotgun sequence:
GGACGATTTTTCTCCCGTGGTATTATAACTTTATTGGGCTATTTTAGCCcatttgcaaaaaaaaaaaaaaaaaaaaaaaaaatatatacatatatatatatatatatatcaattttttaaagttataaacatataattatttaatgtcATCAATAGTATCGTGGGCTTACTTATCTTGAAAATGTATGCCACTGtttatatacgcatatacatatatgtattgatatatgtatgtatgtgtacatatatttacgcTCCTATAAGCGCTCGTATAACCTTAAACAGTCGAGCCTTTTCAGCATAAAATGGTTTTTGCAAAAACGCACTTTCATCAAATTTGCACTGTATAAATGCGTATGgtaatatttatgtgttCTGATCAAAAAGGACACCTATATAATTTGCATAAACTTTTGTTCTTCTTGCCTATCTgatataatcatttttaatcAAATCTTTATTATGATGAGACATTTTAATAGAGGGCAAATTATCGTAATAATAAGGTATTAACGGTAGTAAGGTATACGATTTGTTCAATGagtaattttgttttgttgtgtttttattttccatataattattattatatacatagttTATCTCTTTTGCGCTCGCGCAATTGATATTTCTCAAAGGAAATTTTTTGTGTAAATGATAATTCGTACATTTATAGTATTCATAGTCTTTTGGAAATGTGCAATTAGTTTGGATATTCACAATACTAGTTTCTTTTTGATGTAACGAGACATTATCTATTcctttctttccttttttgctATACAAAAACAATTctttaaatacaaaaaatttagaaaaaaaattttgtactAATTTTTTCGCCTTTAACTGAATTATTGACTCTAACTTAAATAATCCATATACCTTTTTAAAgccattataatttttataacattttttttttttttcctgaacACATTCagaaattttacatttataataaaattcgtTAAATGTGATGATCAATTTGTAtctaatttttctttctataAACCATAAACTATAACCAAGTTTCTGTTTTTCCAAAAGTCCTAATTTGGTCAGgagttttaaattattatattcctttcttaacaaatatttttcattaattattttatttaacatttCTATTCCTCTTCCAGTTCTTAAAGTACTGGCAACTAATACTTTGCTCTCATTGAACGTGAGAAACTTTTTCTTCGATGTGGAACTATCTTTAGATGAGCAGTAAAGAGgttatacgtacatgtatgtgGATATATATTAACGAGTATATGTGTagacatacatacatatgcatacatgtacGTTT
This window contains:
- a CDS encoding hypothetical protein (conserved Plasmodium protein), whose protein sequence is MIHNSSTSKKKFLTFNESKVLVASTLRTGRGIEMLNKIINEKYLLRKEYNNLKLLTKLGLLEKQKLGYSLWFIERKIRYKLIITFNEFYYKCKISECVQEKKKKCYKNYNGFKKVYGLFKLESIIQLKAKKLVQNFFSKFFVFKELFLYSKKGKKGIDNVSLHQKETSIVNIQTNCTFPKDYEYYKCTNYHLHKKFPLRNINCASAKEINYVYNNNYMENKNTTKQNYSLNKSYTLLPLIPYYYDNLPSIKMSHHNKDLIKNDYIR